ctgaagggtcaaaaacattgttgcaggtggttcagggtatatgtTGTCAGCGCCCCCCCgtgaaagcaaaggggaaaaaaatcatttcttgccttttttcactgtcaccgtatgtcgactggatgctgctggcagacgcggtgctgcagcgctacacggcagcatccccttgccttgcggacggcagacgatgcagtatgactggtaaccatcatcgtcatcccgtgggtgctcctggctggccttggtgaggttggtcgggggcgcctgggcagacatgggtgctcctggctggccttggtgaggttggtcgggggcgcaTGGACAAAAAGGGGAATGACTCCCCagttcattctcttctttaagttttgtgtagtggagattcagtcctgcccgGAATATCATGCCAgttggaggcttctgcctcaggctgctctcccagtcggcagcaccgccaccgcgcggtcgcacctaccccagccgaccccttgctcccagggctcaccATCAGATACTTTTTGCTGCCAATAAAACAATAAAGCTGCCgtttagaactgtcccccaacgtgcatatcctgggacattttgtattttcccaGTGTCAGCCAAAGGCCCCCACAcacatggagattcagtcctgcctgtgcgtCTATCCTAGTGCTCATCACAGAgtcccattttcagctataggctgagcaagtgcagaatggtggttcactcgacTTCGCTGTAGGCcagccgccctcccctccccccttgatCTCTGCtcgcagaggcaataaagtcagtgttgattcaaattcatgcattattATTTCACCACACAAAAGCGGGGAGAACTGCCAAGGTagccagggaggggtgggggaggagggaagcaacggGTGGGGCTGTtgtgggggcaccccctagaatggcatgcagctcctcatTTCTGCGAGATGTccggggctctgacccggagcggccgtttgcctctctggttctttagtaggttTGCCTGATActctaggcaggactgactctccattagacaaaacttaaagaagagaatgacctggggagtcattcccatttttgtccaggcgcccccgaccgacctcactgaggccggccaggagcacccatgacagcagcagatggtacagtatgactggtaaccgtctttgCCCACTTGCAAAGCAGCAGTTggtacagtatggctggtaaccgtctttgctaacttgcgaaggcaaggggatgctgctgtgtagcgctgcagtgccgcgtctgtcagcagcatccagtagacatacggtgacagtgaaaaggctgaacgggctccatggttgccgtgctatggcgtctgcccgggcactccagggaaaagggcgcgaaacgattgtctgccgttgctttcacagagggaggattgactgaggacatttacccataaccacccgcaacaaatttttggccccatcaggcattgggatgtcaacccagaattccaatgggcggaggagactgcgggaactatgggatagctatgggatagctacccacagtgcaacgctccggaagtcaacgctagcttcggtacatggacgcacaccgccgaattaatgtgctaagtgtggccgcatacaatcgactttatacaatcaagtatcagaggggtagccgtgttagtctggatctgtaaaaagcagcagagagtcctgtggcacctttaagactaacagatgtaacatcactaacagatgtattggagcataagctttcgtgggtaaatacccactgcatcggacgcatgtaatggaaatttccagaggcaggtatcaagaatcagtctggagataacgaggttagacTGATTCTtatctgcatatttatacctgcctctggaaatttccattacatgcagccgacgaaagcttatgctccaatacatctgttagtctataaggtgccacaggactctctgttgttttattcaatcagttgccaaaaatcgaattctgtaaattcggattaatcccgtagtgtagacataccctgtgtctctggagggctgagaactgccagcaccctggacacagcagtgctgcaaacAGGGGCCGAGGGAGCCTGatgctgctcctggctggctgctggagagttgcagactgaggccctgacaCAAGGGTAAAGAGGGTGCCGGGGCCATGCGGGACGTAGCCAGACCGCGGACGGCAGATCCCCCGGAAgggggagcacagtgtgtggcgGCCGAGGGGCTGTGTCGCTGAAGAGGACGCCGCGGTCCTTGGAGAGATGTGGGTCAAAGAGCGGGAGTCACGGCGGCAAGGTACACCCGAAGGCACCAAGACAGGCTGAGGCGGCGCCAGagtggtgagtggaccctgtTACACgcccctttaaatcaccctgccGCAGCCCGAGTCGTGCCGTCCCTCAGTGTGTTTTTTCCCTTTAGTCTCTCGTAGCCTCCTGATGCCTAGGTGTGGGGCTGTCCCCTACTGCTCCCTCCTAAGTGTCCCAGCCCCTCGCCCCCAGGATCAATGGGTCCTGGGCTaggttccctgtaagctgcgcggcCCCACAGCAGGCTATTTAGGGCCATGCAGGTCTCCTGGCCCAGCTCAAGTCCTGccggagctgccagggagaggagcccgtggtgctgctgcggggagagagagttggggggagtcctctctccccgccatagccccagggcagcctgcaccccaaacccctcatccctggccccactctagAGCCAGagctcccaccccctgcaccctaaccctctgccccagccctgagcccactgccACACTCCGAAccgctcagccccacccccgtcACATGAATTTTGTTCTGTGCACGAATATGGAGGTGAGGTGTCACCCAGGGTTGTGTCACCTCCATGgtgctgcacataacaaaattcattccacacgtgggtgggaaaaattagagggaccCTGGTCCTGGGTTCTTTGTGCACTTCGCACTGACGGCTGCTCACCCCTTAGCTCGCTGGTGTTCTGAGCACACACCGCTGCCACCAACAGGCGGGGATAGATGAATATCCAGCCTACAGCCTCGCTCGCATTAACATTACATTTAAAAGGAATCAAGGAATCAAAACAGTCATGAGAAGAAACAAACCCTTTATAAGGGACCAGGATAGGGTTAAACTGATGGAAGGGGCATGGGGCGGAGCCAGTGCTCAAAGGACCAGGCCTGGGAATCCATTCACAAACTAACCCCAGCAatgcccagcccctgcctcctGCAAAGAATCACACACCCACTAAgaatgggcagcagggctggtggCTGCGCTCTGGCCTAGGAGACCCAGGAAATGTGAGGTCagttctctgccactgactccccgCGCAATGgcatgtgacgaactgggactgttcttaactgtggtctttgaatgctgagtggggagtgttggctgggaaggcaggggagtgtggctaggatggtctgcatggTGAGATGGGAGTCTGGCtgtgagggaagatacctgagcatgtaacgtgagaccccaggaaggggttagaggccaggtgacacctttgcccgggaaactggacaaaggctgtgggagagggttgcaggagctggctggtggactggctgggaggcagacggggctctgacctcccaagggggctgtggtgccctgggaccccaagatgcacctaattgggggggatcctgttgtctgtgcctgcaagacctgtcttggactgtgttcctgtcctctaaataaaccttctgctttactggctggctgagagtcctggTGAATCGCAgaaagccgggggtgcagggccttgtgtccccccacactccgtgacaaggCACCAGCTCAGACTTTGGTTGAGGGGGGCAACTTCACCCATGATTCCCGGGGCTACTTTCTACTGCATCAATAGTCCCCAGTCACTTAAAAACTAGCCCCAAAGAGCCCAATCTCTGTATTTAAACAATCTTTTTATTAACACTACGGTCTATACCCTTAAAAAGAATCGCTATCTAGAATGCATGCGTCTGACGCAGTggggattcacccacgaaagctcatgctccaatatatgttagtctataaggtgccacaggactctttgtcgctttttactaTCTAGAGTGTAATTCAATGATGGATGTTCGCAGCGTAGCTCTATAACAAACACATATTGCCAGCCAAATCTTACCAATTGCCTTGGGCTTCTGCGCACTGAAGCGGTTATTCAAATCGTTCTGATAAATACAAAGGATTCAGTTGGAAGCAGGTTTGTAGCGTGTTGCTGGAAGGATTTGGGAGAGTAAACGTCACCTCCGGGACATTCCTGGATGGTCCCCATGTCTGTGAGACTCTGCCACGCTCAGAACTGTTACAGAGAACGTACAACAGGAGATTGTTTAGATACAGAGAGGGGGCTCCACTCCggattggggcctctgggtgctaacAGAACAGAACTAAACGGGAACCAGAATCCCAGACGCGGTCGGAGTAAAGTGGGGGCCCCCGTGCCTgagcctgggagctgcaggggtcacACTGAGCTGGGCACAGCTCATTAACATTCATGGAGCAATAGAACTTTGCAATTAGTAACCGCAGGGGCTCTGCCTGTTGGGGGGGTGACCGGCCGGGGGGGGCCGTGCCAGGCCGGGCACCAGGGCCCCGGGGTGCGGGGCtctgccacctgctgcccccagccccgggccgCCTGGCCGCGCCCTGCCCGGCGTGTCCGTCCCCGCGGGGCTGTCCCGGCCCGGCGTGTCCGGCCCACCGAGGGGCGGGCGCTGTCCCCGGCACGGGCTCTCCGCCGGACTCCGCCCGCAGCACCCATGGCCGCCGCCTGCGCCCCCAAGCTCGGCCGGAGCCTGGCGAGCCCGGACCCGCCCCACGGCCCCGGGTAAGGGGGGAGGATCTGCCCCGCCCGCGctgcgcccgggggggggggtcagtgcatGGGGGGCGGGACTCGGGGGGGGNNNNNNNNNNNNNNNNNNNNNNNNNNNNNNNNNNNNNNNNNNNNNNNNNNNNNNNNNNNNNNNNNNNNNNNNNNNNNNNNNNNNNNNNNNNNNNNNNNNNNNNNNNNNNNNNNNNNNNNNNNNNNNNNNNNNNNNNNNNNNNNNNNNNNNNNNNNNNNNNNNNNNNNNNNNNNNNNNNNNNNNNNNNNNNNNNNNNNNNNNNNNNNNNNNNNNNNNNNNNNNNNNNNNNNNNNNNNNNNNNNNNNNNNNNNNNNNNNNNNNNNNNNNNNNNNNNNNNNNNNNNNNNNNNNNNNNNNNNNNNNNNNNNNNNNNNNNNNNNNNNNNNNNNNNNNNNNNNNNNNNNNNNNNNNNNNNNNNNNNNNNNNNNNNNNNNNGGGGGGGGGCTGTCacgggggggctgcagggggcgggACCCGGCGCGGCCTGCGATTGgtgccggcccggcccagccccccggCGCTGTGTGCGGGGGTTGCCATAGCAACAGGACGCGGAGCCCAGCTGGCCGGAGAGGAAGCGAGAAGCccgggagcagcaggagggggaggggcagaaggagggcagggggagcagagtggggggaggggggagcagaggagggggagcagagtggggggagggcagggggcaggagggggaggggaagaaggggtagCAgagtgggggtgtggggaggaggcagaagggggagcagagcagagggaggggagcagagtgggagggaagggggcaggagggggaggggcagggggaacagagagcggggcgtggggaggggcgggaggaggagcagagcagagtggggggagggcagggggagcagagtgggggaggggaggggaggcggagggaagggggagcagagtgggggaggggaggcggagggaagggggagcagagtgggggaggggagggggagggcagagggagcagagtgggtgggaagggagcaggagggggagcccagccccatgggggaggcaggggagaacTCCCCTTGCCACCTGTGCCCAGCACCTAGGTCCAGCTCCCCTTTGCTCTGTCTCACGGGGGTCCCACCCGTGGGCGCTCGGCCCTGACCTGTCATGACTGCCTCCTGCACAGCTGTAGGTGCCCCCTCGCCCACTGTGGGGTGACGGGAGCCATCTGAGGGAGGGGGGTGCTTGGCACTGCTCCCCGGGCTCCCCCTAGTGCCAGGACAGCAGCCCCAGGGCGAGGCGCTCGCTGCAGCGGGACGCTGGGCTCGGCTGCCCTGGGGATTTGTTCAGCGGCTCTGGGATGTTGGGGTCGGAGGTTCGCTCTGGGCCTggccctgcctgagccctgctgcccctgccctgtttgCAGCTACGCCGGTTACTGCCCTCGGCACAAGTTCAGCCTGGGGACACCCTACGGACAGCTCCTGAGCGGCCCTGAGGTCACTGGCTCCAGCCAGCTGGTGCTGCAGCCCGCCCGTTGGCCCTGCGCCGGTGCCCCGcccgtggggcagggagaggcgctGCTGGGGACGAGGCCGGcctgctggggggcaggagcccACCCACTGGGATGCTGCGTGATCCCGGGCTACACAGGTGGGAGACGTGGCAGCCGGTCCCCACACTCGCTGGGCTCCAAGGCCATCTGtacaggggggtgggggcagggagctctgcTGGCCAATCCTCCCGCCACGCCCTGCCACACCCAGCCCCCCAGGAGACCATGCTGGGCACCAGGGATCCCCCCTCAATTGCAACCAGGCCTCCTCTTGGGGAGCAAATGTGGCGCATGACCCAGCGGGCTCTGTCCAAGAGCCACTGCTCACACCTGGCGCCGCTGCACCCTGCCCAGCCAGGGCCACGGGAGGGATCGTGCAGGATCAGCCCAGCCTGAGTGGGTCTGAGCGCCCTTGGCCAGGGGCACGCCGTTGGCATGGGGGAGTTGCACGCAGCCCCCTCTGGTGCATCTCTCCCTGTGCCCcgggctgggctctgccagcaggaggcgccgttcAGCAAAGAGGGGCCAGTCCACTGCAGGACACTCCCACATGCAACGCTGCCATGGTGGTGCCACTAATGGGGCAAAGAAAATGCCCTGTGCCAGACCGATGCCACCACTTCAGAGCCACCCCCTGGCAGTGCCCCACGGGCAGCGTTAGCCAGGCACCCCGGGTCTTTTCCCCGGTTATTGTGAAAAGAAAGGGGGGACCTGCCATTTCCCCGCCTAAGGCCTGGATTGCATTAAGAGAATTGCTTTGTAGCCACCGACACCCTGAAAATCTCTGGTACCCCGGGGATCCCCCCTCCGGAGCGCCCGCTTGGTAAATTCCAGCTCTGTCTTTGTGCCTTTCCCTCGGGTTGTCTCAGTGCCCAGCATGACACACCTGGGTTCTGCGAGGCTGGGCCTGGGGAACACCCCTCCAGTGGGCATCACCCCCTtggcccctgcctcagccctcaGGCCTCccccatattccccctcccccagccctgccctccccacgCAGCAGGCTCTGGGGGCTACTAACCCACCTCTCATCTCGCTTACTCCTCTGGGCACTGGGGCCGCCCCTCTCCCAGGATTCATTCCCAGGGCCCAGAACCTCTTCGCCAAGACCTACTCCGAGATCTGCAAGGAGGCCAGGAGTGACTTCGTCAGGCAGCAGCTGAGAGCCGCAGGCaaggagcaggagctgcagaatgcgGGGCGGCTGCCCGAGGGCACCAAGGGCAAAGTAAGTGTCACCAGAGCGACCTGGCATCTCTCTGctgcccccccagagcctgcccctgcccctgccgccTGCCCCCGGGGGCCACAGCACGTCAGCGGCCAGGCGGGAACTGCCGCCCGCCCCAGGGCACACACAGCACGTCAGCGGCCAGGCCAGCAGCATgctaaggggtgtgtgtgcccaCCCTGCCTGCTCCAGTGTCCCCAGAGTCTGCGAATGCAGGTGTGTGGggcactgagctgggagcagcctggcCGCTGGAGAGTGGGACtgcgcggggagcttggctggcatcagtcctgcagccccagccgggTGCCTGGAGAGGCCACAGGGGCTCGTGGAGCTCAGCGCTCTGGGGGGCGAGTCCCTCTAGCTCACCTTACTGATTGGCTCGGCCCCGTTCCCCCCAGCATGGGAGACTCCCCTTTCCCACCAACAGCCACGCTGGGCTGCTCTGCTGGGAGCAAGTGTCTGCACCTATAACCCCACCCCACAGCGCCACACACCCCTCTGCATGGACCCCCTGCACCAACCCCATGCACAGCCCTGGACAGGCCCACCCCACAGCGCCACACACCCCTCTGCATGGACCCCACGGACCCCCTGGACCaaccccacacacagccccaccccacagcgccACGCACCCCTCTGCATGGACCCCACAGACCCCCTGCACCAACCCCTCACACCCCCTGCACCTACCccatgcacagccccaccccctgcacagaCCCCATAGACCCTCCTGCACCTACCCCATGCACAGCCTCGGACAGGGCAATAGgaccaggggagagcgccccctactgagctccccacactgctcctTGCAGCACCTGGGGTTTCCTTGGAagtctgggcggccctgcttagCTTGTGGGCTCTGCCCCGATGGGTTTGGCTTATGGAGCTGCTCCTGGTCTTACACCAATGTCTGCTCCAGCCTGGGGTGACTGGTTCCTCTAACAGCATTGCCATGTGGCCTGTGCCCGGCCCACTCAGCTTGGGCAGCGCTTCCTGACCCGTCCCCCCTGGGGAGCCCCTGTCTGATcacccccatcctgcacccccagctcctcACCGCCAAGTACAGGACTCCGGTCCCGGCAGCAGCTGCCCCGTACGTATCTCCCTTCGCCTTCCAGCCACAGGGCTCCCCCTACTCCATGGAGGACAACAACCCCCACAAGTGCTTCATCTCAGGTgagctggcagggctggggcagggcgtgcGGGCTGGGATTCGGGGCAGGGCGTGCgggctgggagttggggctgGGCGTGCGGGCTGGGATTCAGGGATGGGCGtgcgggctgggctgggattcagggcTGGGCGtgcgggctgggctgggattcGAGGCTGGGCTGGGATtcggggctgggtgtgtgggctggGATTCGGGGCTGGGCGtgcgggctgggctgggattcagggcTGGGCGTGCGGGCTGGGATTcggggagcagaagggagaggGTGCGGGGGTCCTTGAGCCCTGAGGAGCCCCACTCTTCATCCTTTAATCCAGAGCCCTGCAAGGACCAACCACCCTCCGCCCCCAAGGACCTGCCTCTGCAGCGCCTGCCACACGCAGCGTCTGAGCAGAGCGCTCTGGGGGGCGGTGACATGGTGCCCCGAGTTGGGATGCTGATTTGGTGGGAACGTGCTGGAGGGGCCCTGGGTCTGTCCCCAGCTGCTTTGATGGCTGCGGGGGCTGGAAGAGCCAGTCTGCTGTGAGGaggctgtggtggggctgggttTGTTTCCAGTTTCTCCTCCTGTGACCTGGGCAGGCTTCACCGGCTTTGTGCCCCGCGCCCGGTTCCTGATTGGGGCAGGCTACCCGCTGACCACCCACCGCGCCCTGGTGGAGTTTGGCCAGACCAGAGGGAGCAGGCCTGAGGCCGGGAAAGGCAGCCCGGTCCTTCCTCCACTGCTGAAGTCGTACCCCACGGACATGGGGCTGCTGCCCCACTACGCAGGCTACGTCCCAGGTGAGCGGCGCGGCCCCAGGGGAGGACAGGGGCGGCCGGCTGGGAAGGGACTGAGCAGGCAGCACCGTGCGCATTCCCTGCAGAAACATGGGCACTCGCCTCCAGCTGGCTCCTGCCAGTCTCCTGGAAGGAAAGACCAGGAAGGACTCACAGATCCCATAAATCCCCTTCATTTGGaccccccccaaaccctccacggctccagcctggcccccagcccctccccatctccctgtACTGCCAGACAAGCCCAGCCTCGGGGGTGCCCGCGGGCTGGCACGTGCAGCACAGTGTGTGGGAAATACCACCGCTGGTGGAGGGGAGGGTCGCCTCAGATCAACCCCCCGCTCCGCTGACACTCACAACAGCAGCCGCACCCCACTCAGCACCGGCTCACAGCCACCAGCGACGCCTCCCCCCGGTTAATACAGCCCTTGGTCATAGCCTTCAGCTAGGATGCAGCAACCCCTAGCCCCCACCAGGTGGGGACAGAGAGCCGGGATACTGGTCAGAGTTAAGGGGCTTTGGGGACCTGATTGAATGGCCAGATGTTGACATTTGCTGGTTAACGCTGCCCGCAGCTCTGCAGGGCTGACTTTGCCTTGCCAGAGCCACGGTGGGCTCCTAACACAGCATCCCGGGCACTCCCTGACATGGAGCTTTGCCTGGAACGAGCGAGCAGTTAAACGAAGGGGGCAGGCTCCCAGCCGGCtgtccctgcacccctcccccagggcttcTCCGGCGCTGCTGAGGCCAAGAGAGCGGCTCTTGCAGGCAGTGGCTCGTACAgcccattgggggtgggggggcagtgccaggctggggctggggctttaTGCAGACTAGAGGTAAAGGCCCCAAGTGAGgggtgcccagccctgcccatgggCAGTGGCTCCCCTGCCAGGTAGGTGTTTCATGCTGTCCGTCCCACGTTGGTGTTTCCATGGCTGCAGCCCCTGGACAGGGCAGCATCTgccccaggtgggctccccagtgCCATGTCCTCTCACTGGCGCCTTCTCATTGCCCGCAGGCTACAAGTTCCAGTTTGGCCACACCTACGGCCAGCTTACCCACAACGCCCTGGGGCTGAGCACCCTGGAGAAGCAGATGGGCGACTAGTGCCCGGGGCTGGACCGCTTCCTTCCCGGCGCTGTTTGGAGCCCGCCCCGCCGTGTGCACGAGCAATAAAGAGAAGGAGCCACAAACGCTGTTGCCCTCCCATGTGAACGAGGGGAGCGTCGCCCGGCCGTGCTGCAAACCGTCGGCGGGCGGTGGGGCcgtaccggggggggggggttaaatcaGTGCAGGCCCCCCATGGCGTGTGCTAACGCGCCTGCCCCGCAGCCCTGGCCCAGAGCCTCAGGAGCCGCCCTCACGCCCTGGCTGAATCTGCCCCACCCAACGCGGGCAGCCTGCCCCCCAGGGAGCGCCACCAGCCCTGGGGTGTGATGCTGCACTGCCCATGGGCTGGTGCCAaggcaggggcactgccagcGCTGCGTGAGGGCTGGCCTGGCCCCGGAGCCGCCCCGCCGTGCTGCAGGGCTGAGCACACAAAGGCTAGGAAACCCCGCTGGGGCCTAGTGCCCAACCCCCTCGCTGGCTCTACGGCCCCCCAGCGTGTTAccgctgccccctcccgccccggcccagcagaggcagggctgggctctccTGTCACGCGCGGCAGGGCCCGTGGTAGCAGGGGGCTGGCATCAGGGCGTGCACCGGCTTGTGCCATTTGGCTGCCGCGGGGGCTCGGACCTGGGAAGCAGCCTATGCCGGAGCCTGCACAAACCAGCCAGCCCAACGCTGCCTGTCGCCCCAGAGCACGAGGCCAAGGGTGGTGGGGGGCGCACACCGCCGGGCTGGTGCCTGCAGCAGGGGGGGCACGGCTGGGCCACGCTCCCCTGGGGGAGAGACGGGCTGGGTCAGTTCCCTGGCACTAGCCCTGTCGCAgttacacgggggggggggctggtctCTGGAGCTGCTGCTTCCGGGCTGCAGGGGCCAGGAAGGGTCGTTTctgcccccgcccacacccccgggCTGGGCCGagcagtgctctggggcagggggcgaCGTCAGGAGACGGGCGCTGCGGGGAGCTGGGTCAGCACCTTTTTTATTAATATGCctcataaataaagaaataaataaaggcGGCCCCGCCCGTCACAGGGGCCAGCGCAGCGAGCGATGTACAAGCAGGCGGGAGCCTGGCCCTGGGGCAGCCAGCCCGGGCACCACGCCGCGCAGACACCGGCGCCGTCCTGGCAACAAATACTGGCACAGCCTGGCACTAATACTGCCCGGCAAGACAAGGGTTAACTGAcagcggtgcctcctgctgggggcccagg
This genomic window from Trachemys scripta elegans isolate TJP31775 chromosome 6, CAS_Tse_1.0, whole genome shotgun sequence contains:
- the FAM166B gene encoding protein FAM166B isoform X2, giving the protein MAAACAPKLGRSLASPDPPHGPGYAGYCPRHKFSLGTPYGQLLSGPEVTGSSQLVLQPARWPCAGAPPVGQGEALLGTRPACWGAGAHPLGCCVIPGYTGFIPRAQNLFAKTYSEICKEARSDFVRQQLRAAGKEQELQNAGRLPEGTKGKLLTAKYRTPVPAAAAPYVSPFAFQPQGSPYSMEDNNPHKCFISGFTGFVPRARFLIGAGYPLTTHRALVEFGQTRGSRPEAGKGSPVLPPLLKSYPTDMGLLPHYAGYVPGYKFQFGHTYGQLTHNALGLSTLEKQMGD
- the FAM166B gene encoding protein FAM166B isoform X1: MAAACAPKLGRSLASPDPPHGPGYAGYCPRHKFSLGTPYGQLLSGPEVTGSSQLVLQPARWPCAGAPPVGQGEALLGTRPACWGAGAHPLGCCVIPGYTGFIPRAQNLFAKTYSEICKEARSDFVRQQLRAAGKEQELQNAGRLPEGTKGKLLTAKYRTPVPAAAAPYVSPFAFQPQGSPYSMEDNNPHKCFISVSPPVTWAGFTGFVPRARFLIGAGYPLTTHRALVEFGQTRGSRPEAGKGSPVLPPLLKSYPTDMGLLPHYAGYVPGYKFQFGHTYGQLTHNALGLSTLEKQMGD